Proteins from a single region of Fibrobacter sp. UWH6:
- a CDS encoding ABC-type transport auxiliary lipoprotein family protein, translating to MMGKIAFWMACAVAMVLTGCFGGPDREVKYYMLPVPEVKKATADPVFPYTLMVTHASVDPAYRRNNIVYRESPYDFMFYTYSVWAARPEFLVEQSVTSMMKSSALFGVLDVDVAVKPDLEFMTHVNAVEEVDRGNDRFARLAVTFTLRKTESEGFIWRKAYDESRNYKGDDMRNFAEAVYELLKAFADDAIDDIRRVMSFVPEEHVTAKGYEELPAPEMEEPAASDVPATEAPAAPEVEPPAVSE from the coding sequence ATGATGGGTAAGATTGCCTTTTGGATGGCTTGCGCCGTTGCGATGGTTCTCACGGGTTGCTTTGGCGGCCCTGATAGGGAAGTCAAATATTACATGCTGCCTGTTCCCGAGGTGAAGAAGGCTACCGCAGATCCGGTGTTCCCCTACACTTTGATGGTGACCCATGCCTCTGTAGACCCGGCCTACCGTCGAAACAATATCGTGTATCGCGAATCGCCTTATGACTTCATGTTCTACACTTATTCCGTGTGGGCTGCCCGCCCGGAATTTCTGGTGGAACAGTCTGTGACTTCTATGATGAAGTCTTCGGCCCTCTTTGGCGTACTGGATGTGGATGTGGCTGTCAAGCCGGATCTGGAATTCATGACCCATGTGAATGCCGTGGAAGAAGTGGACCGCGGAAACGATCGCTTTGCCCGTCTGGCCGTTACCTTCACCTTGCGTAAGACTGAATCCGAGGGCTTTATCTGGCGTAAGGCTTACGATGAATCCAGGAACTATAAAGGCGACGACATGAGGAATTTTGCCGAGGCCGTCTATGAACTGCTGAAGGCATTTGCAGATGACGCCATTGACGATATCCGCCGCGTGATGAGTTTTGTTCCCGAGGAACATGTGACCGCCAAGGGGTATGAAGAATTGCCCGCCCCCGAAATGGAAGAGCCCGCCGCTTCTGATGTTCCCGCAACGGAAGCACCCGCTGCTCCGGAGGTCGAGCCGCCTGCAGTGAGCGAATAA